A genomic segment from Lignipirellula cremea encodes:
- a CDS encoding lmo0937 family membrane protein, which produces MLWTIIGILCVIWLVSVLLKATVGGLIHLLLVIAVIVLIFRLVSGRKLV; this is translated from the coding sequence ATGTTGTGGACGATTATCGGAATTCTGTGCGTGATCTGGCTGGTGTCCGTCCTGCTCAAGGCGACCGTCGGCGGATTGATCCACCTGCTGCTGGTCATCGCGGTGATCGTGCTCATCTTCCGCCTGGTCAGTGGCCGCAAGCTCGTTTAA
- a CDS encoding BatD family protein, translating into MKLFSPLSSLRSALPCTLVLIALAMGPASLARAAEVNAAISSREAYVGAPVTLQVEIANASDFDEPTVPDIDGLEIRSAGSPRRSSQTTIINGRRTDRTSAVYVWQVIPRREGTFEIPALQLQVDGRTETTDPLRFVVAKSETGDLLFVEVTGQQEKIYVGQPLTLTLNVWIKPYRDAKHSLTLTEANMWQLLSDGTRWGAFSDRMQELARNNQRPGGQEVLRPDANGEEHAYYRYQVEATVYPKRPGQIDVGDVQVVVNYPTRLEAARDPFGAMFDDDFFPGGSPFPGGFGRSRRNTLTVSATRPAVAEASVEPIEVTPIPTADRPFDYRGAVGEYQIATQAAPTSVKAGDPITLHIGVSGDGPMELVAAPPLADLPNLTADFQVSREPLAGLVQDNVKLFTTSIRPRREGITQIPAIPLSYFDPVAEKFVTVHSEPITIEVAPADRLALGAIVGGNQDAGSPDKDDADTPASLDLSSYLGADAAHSSTSPAGWPWLWALLLPPLVVVAVGLFLHRQRWLPLFVGGAKQRLRSGLKAIEAAASPSAVASVVRDFSEGMDGAKKDGKIAALLNACEQAAYAGASDVQLDELKAKATALLPELAASRSQQTTGQTHAPRNVRRQAAFACLALAGLAVAVPAGTMLAGWLPEQQEPTVSSPAPAATNVLPGLTDTQREAILAEANAASQRGQQAMASDAAAMKEAFSTAALKYQLLVDAGVQNSRLYGNLANACLQSGELGRAIASYERALQLDPSNHQARVNLHAARQAVVSPGEPAAASFSWTGLAAGLNRYLPPTSRWLLLATAWMLAWGVVLLRLFWSGHSWKYAMLPAAALLLIAVALVGTDRWLGDTNHQAIVVAKAVVLHQFPLENAPAVTGQPLPEGEAVAVLDQRDAWLEIRTPSGQTGWVKSPQVTQLGGRSTDA; encoded by the coding sequence ATGAAACTCTTCTCCCCCCTCTCTTCTCTGCGTTCCGCCCTGCCCTGCACGCTCGTGCTGATCGCCCTGGCCATGGGCCCCGCTTCCCTGGCCAGGGCGGCCGAAGTGAATGCCGCGATTTCCTCGCGGGAAGCGTATGTCGGAGCGCCTGTCACACTGCAGGTGGAAATCGCCAACGCCAGTGACTTTGACGAACCGACGGTGCCCGATATCGACGGGCTGGAGATTCGCTCCGCCGGCTCGCCACGCCGCAGTTCGCAAACGACCATCATCAACGGCCGTCGCACCGACCGCACTTCGGCCGTGTACGTCTGGCAGGTGATCCCCCGTCGGGAAGGGACGTTCGAAATCCCGGCCCTGCAACTGCAGGTCGACGGCCGCACCGAGACCACCGATCCGCTGCGGTTCGTCGTCGCCAAAAGCGAAACGGGCGACCTGCTGTTTGTCGAAGTCACCGGGCAGCAGGAAAAAATCTACGTCGGCCAACCGCTCACGCTGACGCTCAACGTGTGGATCAAACCGTACCGCGACGCCAAACACTCGCTGACCCTGACCGAAGCGAACATGTGGCAGCTGCTTTCCGACGGAACCCGCTGGGGCGCCTTTAGCGACCGCATGCAGGAGCTGGCCCGGAACAACCAGCGGCCGGGCGGACAAGAAGTGCTGCGCCCCGACGCCAACGGGGAGGAGCACGCCTACTACCGCTACCAGGTCGAGGCGACCGTCTATCCCAAACGACCCGGCCAGATCGATGTGGGCGACGTGCAAGTGGTGGTCAACTACCCGACCCGACTGGAGGCCGCGCGCGATCCGTTCGGCGCCATGTTCGACGATGACTTTTTCCCAGGCGGCTCGCCGTTCCCTGGCGGCTTTGGCCGTTCACGCCGGAACACGCTGACCGTTTCCGCCACGCGACCGGCCGTGGCCGAAGCCAGCGTGGAGCCGATCGAAGTTACTCCCATCCCGACCGCGGACCGCCCCTTCGACTACCGCGGCGCCGTGGGCGAGTATCAGATCGCCACCCAGGCGGCGCCGACCAGCGTCAAGGCGGGCGACCCCATCACGCTGCACATTGGCGTGTCGGGGGACGGGCCGATGGAGCTGGTGGCCGCGCCGCCTTTGGCCGACCTGCCGAACCTGACGGCCGACTTCCAGGTTTCCCGCGAGCCGCTGGCCGGCCTGGTGCAGGATAACGTCAAGCTGTTCACCACCAGCATTCGCCCGCGTCGGGAAGGGATCACGCAGATCCCCGCCATCCCGCTATCGTACTTTGATCCGGTCGCCGAGAAGTTCGTCACCGTGCACAGCGAGCCGATCACCATCGAAGTCGCCCCCGCTGACCGCCTTGCCCTCGGGGCCATTGTCGGCGGCAACCAGGACGCCGGTTCGCCCGACAAGGACGACGCCGATACCCCGGCGTCGCTGGATCTGTCCTCTTACCTGGGCGCCGATGCGGCCCATTCGTCGACCTCGCCGGCCGGCTGGCCGTGGCTGTGGGCCCTGCTGCTGCCGCCGCTGGTCGTGGTCGCCGTCGGCCTGTTCCTGCATCGTCAGCGTTGGCTGCCGCTGTTTGTTGGCGGTGCAAAGCAGCGTCTGCGGAGCGGACTGAAAGCGATCGAAGCGGCCGCATCGCCGTCGGCAGTCGCCAGCGTGGTTCGCGACTTTTCGGAAGGAATGGACGGCGCGAAGAAAGACGGCAAGATCGCTGCCCTGCTGAACGCGTGCGAGCAGGCAGCCTATGCGGGTGCGAGCGACGTGCAGCTGGACGAACTCAAAGCGAAGGCGACCGCGTTACTGCCGGAACTGGCCGCGTCCCGTTCCCAGCAGACGACGGGCCAGACGCACGCGCCGCGGAACGTTCGCCGCCAGGCGGCGTTTGCCTGCCTGGCGCTGGCGGGACTCGCCGTGGCCGTGCCCGCCGGGACGATGCTGGCGGGCTGGTTGCCCGAGCAGCAGGAGCCGACCGTTTCGTCGCCGGCTCCGGCCGCGACGAACGTCCTGCCCGGTCTGACCGACACGCAGCGCGAGGCGATCCTGGCGGAAGCGAACGCCGCCAGCCAGCGCGGCCAGCAGGCGATGGCCAGCGATGCGGCCGCCATGAAGGAAGCGTTCTCCACCGCCGCCCTGAAGTACCAGCTGCTGGTCGACGCGGGCGTGCAAAACAGCCGGCTGTACGGCAACCTGGCGAACGCCTGCCTGCAGTCGGGCGAGCTGGGCCGCGCCATCGCCAGCTACGAACGAGCCCTGCAGCTCGATCCGTCCAACCACCAGGCCCGCGTCAACCTGCACGCCGCCCGCCAGGCGGTTGTGTCGCCCGGCGAACCTGCAGCCGCGTCCTTCTCCTGGACCGGCCTGGCGGCGGGGCTCAACCGCTACCTGCCGCCGACTTCGCGCTGGCTGCTCCTGGCGACCGCCTGGATGCTGGCGTGGGGCGTGGTTCTGCTGCGTTTGTTCTGGTCGGGACACAGTTGGAAATACGCCATGCTGCCGGCGGCGGCGTTGCTGCTGATTGCGGTCGCGCTGGTCGGCACGGATCGCTGGCTCGGCGATACGAACCACCAGGCGATCGTGGTGGCGAAGGCCGTCGTACTGCATCAGTTCCCGCTGGAGAACGCCCCGGCCGTCACGGGCCAGCCTTTGCCCGAAGGCGAAGCAGTCGCCGTGCTGGACCAGCGCGACGCCTGGCTGGAAATCCGGACCCCCAGCGGCCAGACCGGCTGGGTCAAGTCGCCGCAAGTCACGCAGCTTGGCGGTCGGTCGACGGATGCGTGA